AGAAAAGGATCATATCCGCCTTCAGCCTGAGAATTCCTCGATGGCTCCGATTATTCTTTCCAATGTTTCTATCTTGGGGAAAGTTATTGGGATTTTCCGGAACATTCATTGATCAGACGCGTACTTATACTTCAACCCTTACACATAACTTGGGAAACGCTCACTGACTGAAAACAGTGAGCGTTTCTTGTCTTGCCTTCTTTTATGCCAAAACTATCCGTAATTGACAAAACCACAGCTGTTCCCTCTCGTTATTTTCACATACGTCCCATAAGCGTATTGCTTCGGGTACCATTATAGTTCCTTGGTGAATCTTCCCAAACGTTGATAATTTGGATGGATTGAACTACCCTCGGCTGCCAGGTAATATAACCTTGCTTATACAGTCCATCCAATGCCTTAAAGATATTTACTGCGCAGGCCCCTGTCTTCTTTTCCAGCTCCTTCATGGTAGGCATTCTGCGGTAAAGATTTGAAAAGTTGAACAAAATGCGAAGCGTTTTTCTTTCTAAATCAGTTAGCATGATCTCCCTCCCCTTCCGCCGAGAATATTATGATTTTGATCCAAATTAAAAATCCTGAAGATCTCCGGGTTTACTTGCCATTCAAATCAGACCCTCTAGAACATTTGTTCCCATTATAAAACTGGAACATTCGTTTTGCAAGGGATCACTTCACATACTCCCGCGTTAAAAAGAAAAGAGCCTGGAGGCAGTTCCTCTAAGACTCTTCTGAAAGATATACAACAGTAAACGGGATGACTCCGCTCTCCCACAGTTACTGTGGAATGAGAAGGGTTGGCAGTTAACTGACAAATTAGTTACAGATATTATTCACATGGCTGTCTTTGTGACGAATACTGCATCGTATCGGGAAAGCATGAATATACCGCAGACATAAGTCCTGTACTGCCTCTATCAATTAAGCATATCTTAAAATAATGGGCAACCAGCGTGTTCCTACATCAACTGGAGGATACTGGTTTAGTCTTTTTAATAATCCACAATTAGGGTCGCAGTTTTAATTCTTAATGGCCTCTTTGTCATCTTTTACAAATTCCATTAATTCGGATACATCCTCTAATTTCAAGGCATTCATGATCCTTTCTAAATTCTCTACCGACCAGTGTTTAGCACGGTTGTTCACTAGATCACTAATTGTATTTGGCCTGATGCCTGTCAACACATGTAGTTTGTACATGGTCAGCTCAGGATCAGCTGCAATTATCCTATCAATCTTTAATCTAATCAACATACCCACCTCTTGAAATAACATACCGAAAAGACTATACGGATCAAGATAACAAGCATTGACCCCTAACGGAATTCGTTATATAATTATTTGTAATTTATTACCGCATATTTCCCGACGAACGATAATTTGATTTCATATCAGTTCCTGTGGGGGTTTTGGAATCCAGAGTTGGATTCGGATTTGCCTCTGTCCTCATTCGTTCAATTTTTAAGGCTTTTTTGGCATTCTCCCAATCCTCGTTTGGTATTACCACAAAAGGACTGATCCAATCTCCATCTAAGCTTATGAAACGAATCTTCTCACGTTCAATGTTCATGTAAGACAGTATCATTTGTTTTAAAGTATCTGATGGAACATCCGTCTTTATGTTATCCCCTGCCACATCCAGAATATCGTTTACTTTTGTTATAATATTAAAAGATTTCAGTTTACCAAATAATTGATTCATGACTTCCTGCTGGCGCAGATTCCGATCGTGGTCGTTGGACTCTTTTGTGCCACAGTTAGATTTTCGGTAACGTATATAATCCAATGCTTTCGGACCATCCAAATGCTGCTGCCCGGCTTTAAGATTGATGTTGGTTCCGTCTTCATCTGATGAATCCCGGTAACACATATCCATCTTTACATTGACATCCACTCCGCCTAGTACATCAACGACTTTACGAAACCCCTCAAGATCAATGGTCACCATATAATCAACCGGAATTCCTAATTTACTGCTCCAGAAATCTTTTGTCTTCGGAAAAGCTTTTTCTTTGTCAACAATATAGTTATGCGCGAAAACGTAATTGGCTTTTCTGGATCGTCCATCAAAAGTAATTTCCATATCTCTTGGAATGGAGACTACAGTGGCCGATTTTGTAATGGGATTTAATGAAATCGCCATCGCCGTGTCACTATTCAGGGTTTCCCCATCGCCACGGTCATCGATCCCAAGCAGCAAAAAAGTGATTGGATTGGTTGCTACGGGAATAGCTTCAGCATCATTTCCAGAGGGAGCTGCAATTTTATTCAGGGTCTGGTCAAATTTAGCATAAAGGAAAGCAGCGTAAGCTCCTGCTCCGCCTAAAAGAAGTAATAAGACGACAAGGATGGGCACCCATCTTTTTCTTTTTGACTTCAACTTTTTTCTAGGCTGTCTATCCGAACGATTCGGATCATGTTTATTGGTTTCTAAATTCGTCATAGCTTTCACCTCTTTTTTTGACTGGCTCTCATATAGTCTTCATTCGATCTATCACTGTTTCCACGATCCACCAACCTGCCAGCCCGGATTTTTTATTATCATACGAGATATGTAATTAGTTTGCAAATTTTATACCAAACCTAATGATTCTATGAGTATTCATAAATTTAAACTGGAAGTAAAATATTTTACTAGGCTATATTATCATTTTCTCTGAAAATTTCTTGTTTCAGGCACCCATTTTAGACATAAAAACAAAAATTATGAATTCTCTATATTGACAATTAAAAAATAATTATTTATATTTTAAAGTACAACTGAATCGCTAGTCTCCGTTAGGTGAGGCTCCTGTATAGAGAAATGCTACTGCCCAAAAATGTCGAGAGACGCCAATGGGTCAACAGGAATGGTCGAAAAGAAGGCCCCTCTTAATGTAGCTGGTTTTAAACCTATGCTGTACAGTGCTAAAACTCAACGAAGGAGAGGTTAGAATTGGATTGGACTGCCTAGATCATGATAAAAGGAACCATCCAATGATTTGCGGGATATGAAGCCTCTGCTCCTTTTTTGAGCGGAGGTTTTTTATGTTATATAAAATCCGAAAGAAGGGAAGGCTTTAGGAATTTGAAACTGGCTTTTAATTTTGTGATATGTTCATATGAGGATTTAGAAAATAGGATCGAGCCTTTTATTATCCCATGATGGTAACTTTATGCCCACTACCTTTCTCTTTAATGATTTTTTAAGAATTTTAAAGTGTGCCGAACTTCAAACCCTCCAAATTGTTTCCTTTGCCGCACCCGTACCGTTGCTGTTATTGTTTTATGAGTGAAGCAGGCATGAAAGATGTCAAGGGACTTGGCCACGGCAGTATCCAGGTTACATCAGACGTTTATGTCCGTATCTTGAAGAAACTTTCTTATTTTATAGCCTTCCATTTTATTGTTTCAAAGAAGAAATTATCGGGGAACTCACCGAAATATTCGGCAATATTATTGCCCATCGTTTCAGTCTATATCAAAAATCGGAAGTATTGTCGGGTGAAGCCTTTGAAACCAAAGGAATGAAAAAATCCAATTTATTAAAACACTGGACGGATGGAAGATCAGCTATTAGGCATAGAATGATGACTTAACGATTCCATAAAGCATCATACTATGAAAATAACACGATATAAGATGTAGAACCTTTGATACGTTAAAAAGAGCGTTCCGTATAATATCCACAGAAGACCCTCTGGCTGTCGAGAACTTTCTCGACAGCTGTATTTCTTTCCATAGCTTTAGTATCGGCAACTCCGAGCTATTCAGAAATGAATCCGATTTTCATATTCCGATCTGCGAAAATCTCAAATGGCCCAGCCAAATTATAAAATATACCGGACTCTGGACTATTACTTTCCTATCCATGGGATGAGCAAAGTAAGGCTGCAAAAACAAAAGATGAATTAACAACAAAACATTGGGAGAGCTTTTCTACCCGATTGCTCCGACGGTGAAGCTCTCGAAGCAAGGCAAGGCAACTCGCCTCAGCCCGCCTAAACAAGCAAAAATCTGACCGCTTGGCTTCACGAAGGCATCAAAATGGATTTTCCTAATTGGATCTGTTATGCAAGAGCGAGCGGGCACAGTCCGCTGATCTCAGCGAGATTAAGCTCATGGACCAATTGGCGGAAGTAGAGCACGTTTTACAGCCGGGAGAAACAGTTGCCAAACAGATAGCCCCGGATATATTTGCTCATATTCCGCTCGTTCTCTATAGAGACGATAAAGGAACACTAGGCGCAACGCCGAAATCGGCACAAGCATTGACACAGCTGCAACAGCAGCTTTTACGAATCGATTTAGCCAAAGTTTTGTTAGATGACAAAAATGTCCAATTGGCAAACTTTGTGATTGCTTGGAACGTTCTTCAGCATTTCTACCCATACACCCAAAAAGTGCTTGTTAAGATGGCGAAAGACTCAAGAACATCATATATGTCCAAACCTTCTGAAACGCCAGTTTGATCAAGGCGAACCTGAGAAGGTCCTGCTTACTGACATCACCTATATGCATTATGGTACTGGCCAGTGGGTCTACCTGTCCTGTGTGAAAGATGGTGCAACAAAACAAATTTTGGCACACTATGTATCCTCCACTTTGGGACTATCGCTGGTTAAACGAACTCTAGAGAGGTTACTTAAAAGATTGGAGGGTAACATTCATCCAGATGCCATCTTTCATTTCGATCAAGGAATGCACTACACTCATCCTAATACAAGACTGCTCGTTGCCAAAGCTGGCTTAAAGCAATCTATGTCTCGTAAGGGGAATTGCCTGGACAATGCTTCCATAGAAACATTTTTTGGTATGAAAGATGAACTTGAATACAAGGACTGCACGTCTCTTGAAGAATTACGTCAGCGTGTCAACGAATACATAACATACTATAATTCGGAACGTTACCAATGGACATTAAAAAAGATGACTCCTGATGAAGATGAATTCAGGAACCATCTCATTGCTGCTTAAATCTCAAGGACTCTTTTTATTAATGTTCACTTTTAGGGTCACAGTTCAAGATCCTAGGTACCCTTTCTGTAATGGTGCTTCCATATACCATCCATATTATACCAGTTATTGGGTGAGGAGTCTACCGAAAATAAAAAACACCAGACTCTTGAATTCTCTAATTACTCAATCTGAAAATGTGTTGATTGATAAACTAAATCTACCTTATCTCCTATTGCATATGTACCAAGTACTGGAACGGGAACAACTACTAACTTACCCTGATCAATTAGATCCTCCCAATCTCCTTGCAATGCTTCTTCTTGTGTGGGAGCAACTATAATCAATGCATACCCATGGTCAAAGGAACGGATGTATCCAGTCAATTGAATTTGATCCTGTTTTTCAACAGAAGATACGGACGGATTCAGAGTATCGTCTGAATGTGCAAAAGTGGGGGTGGCTCCAGCCGCGAATCCTAAACCTAATGTAAGAGAGGTTGCTACAGCTACTAACGTCTTCTTTGTGATCATAGTTCTAATCCTCCTTGTAAATTTTTGGTTACACAACCTTATTTCCACATGACAAGTCGGAAATCCTTTATATTTCCATATAATTGATAAATTTGTAACAAAATCTGATATCGATCTAAAAAATCAAAGAATACACATTAATAAGACTTTAGGTTTTACTGCAAAAGAAGAAGAAGATTTATTTGGAGATCCCAAAACGTTTAATTCAACTAGAACAATACAGATCAGTACATCATTAACGAATAATCTTAGGTATCATATGAATTGGCAAAATCAAAATAAACTTTCACTAGGCGATGCATACTACCATGATCTTAACCTGGTTCTATGCCGGGAAGACGGAAATTACATACCAAAGTCTTCTCTTTTCAATGCATTTTCTCGCATACTCAAACGTGTAGGTTTACCGTCACTACCTATCCACTTTCTAAGGCATACTCATGCTGTCTTACTCCTTGAAGCGGGAGTTGAAATGAAAATGTTCAAGAACACTATTTAGCCCCCAAATGATCTTGGACAGTACACCCCTTATTCCGATACAATAAAATCAAGTCGGAGGGGAATGTAATGAAGAGGAAACGATATGAATTAGATTTTAAGAGAATGGTCGTTGCTAAAGGTAAAGAGATTGGCAATATGACGGCTGTAGCCCGGCAGCATGAGCTCGATCCAAAGATGGTGATTCGATGGGCCAGAGAGCTAGATCGTAAGGATATTGGACAGTTAGACGGGACAAGCTTGAAACAAGCTGCATATGTTCGAACGGCTGCTGACTATGCGGCTCTTGCAAAAGAGCATGAGAAGCTTAAGAAGCTATATGCTGAACAAGCATTAGAGAGGGAAATCCTCCGCGACCTAGTAAAAAAAACGAACCCACACTTGCGGATAAAATAGCTATTGCCCAAAAGTATATTCAGCAGGGGAATTGCATTTCTCTCGTGCTGCGCATCCTGCAAATGGAACGCTCTACGTACTATACACATGTGAATCGAAGGCAGCAAGAACCGAATACAGTCCATAGGAGAGGTCGCCCTGCGCCTGGTTATTCATGTACACAAGATAGAAAGCCGGTTAGCGATGAACAGATTTGTGAATGGATCATGGAACTGCTGGCCGACGAGTACACATCGGCTTATGGATACCGTAAGCTGACGAAAGTCTTGAGGCGCCAGCATAGACTCGTGATCAACAAGAAAAAAGTATATCGCTTATGCAAGCAAATGAATGTATTGCGTCCGTTAGCGCCAGATAAAATGTAGACATCCTAAGGCAGGTGAACACCGCTTCTTCTTCCTGATGAGCATCATAGATGTGTTTGATCGAGTGATTATCACGTATCACCATGGATTGTCCTGCGAGGCCAGGGATCTTGTTCAAATTACACAAGAGGCACTGATGAAGCGCCAGCTCTTTGACAAAGCAAATAAACCAGTAATCCGCTCAGACAATGGACCGCAATTCATCAGCCATAAATTTGCACAGGCCTGTGAGCGCTTCGAAATTGTCCACGAACGTATACCGCCGAAGACTCCTAACAAGAATGCTCATATCGAGTCTTTTCATGCCATTCTAGAGATAGAGTGTTATCAGCGTCACGAATTTGAAAGTTATAAGCAGGCGTATGAAATCGTTAGCGGCTTTATTCATAACTACAACCACAACCGCATCCACGGTAGCATCTACGACATGTCGCCTTACGAATACATGGATGCGGTCAGGAAAAAAGCCGTGGAGCCAAAGACAATAAAGGTGTGAAACTCCAGAATAAATCGCAATTTGGAGAAATTTTATAAAATTAATTGAATAAGAGGTGCAGTGTCCACAATTAGGGAGTTTAACCGCTCACTGCAAGTTGGGGAGCTATTTCTTTTACTCGTTAATATGCAAAGAGCCTCTGATGACATCTCAAAGGCTCTACTAGTTCTGTTTTTATCTTTTGTATTTATTTATACTGGACATAAAGCTTGTGTATGATTTATTCAACCTGGATAGTGAACGTTTTGAACGTTGATTTTGCTTGAGCATCAACAATCTTAATGTCCGCATGTCCGGTTAGGTTGTTCGTTATTTTAAAATTAAGATGGCCCTTTTTTTTCCATTCTGAATCTGTTGTAACCCTCAATAAATCAGGATTACCTATCTTGATTTCGTACTGATTCATATCTACTCTACCTTCAGAATAAAACAAGAGATCTATTTCTCGCTCTTCATCTTTATTTTTAAAATCTTTTGGTACTACAATTGGATTCATATTTGTTACATTTATATTCTCATCTTTTCGAGATACCCAGAGGATCAAATCTTTTATTTTCTGAGGGAACTGGAAGTATTGTGATGGATTGTTTTCATCTAGTGTCGCAATTTCAATTGGCCATCCATCTTTTTCTTCTCCATCGACATATTCTAATACTTTGCTTCTATCCCAGACATTTATAAATTGATAACCCATTTGGTCTGGATTAGTAGATTTTTTCAAATACCAAGAATCCAATTTCAAGGTAGCAACAACATCAAAAGTTATCTCTGAATCTCCGTTCCATTTTAAAACGTACTCAAACCCACCCGTAGTCGCACTCCCATCAATAATAGTAAATGAATTATCTATATTATTAAAGTCAAATCTGAAAAATTGTTTTTCATTCGTACTCTTCTTCCTCATGTAAGCCTTATTATTCAGATTTGTAATAACTGTTGTTTCATCAGATATTGGACTAATATAAAATATTTCGTCAGATTTTAAATTTTCAGCATACTTTATATTTTCTTTCCTTAATTCATCCATACCCTTTCCTATTTTTATAACAGAAAAATTATCAATGTACACAGGGCTTTGGGTGTGATTCTTAATAAGAAGTTCCAAATGCTGCTCCATATCACCAAATGTTTTAAGTACCATCTTCTCATATTTATAGTCTTTATCCACTATAAAATTTCCGATTTCTTTAGTTCCTGTTACTCCATTAATCTCTACAGTAAAGTTCCCTGCTTCACTTCCTTTAATAGCCATCACAATTAAATATACAGCATTGCGCTCAAGACTAAAGTCACTATATACCCCTACTTCTTTTTTGGGTATCTTATAACATTGACCTTTATACAAAGCATTCTCTTTATCATAGTCCCCTCCGTCCCATTGGCCGGATTTTTCCGTGAAGTCGTCATATAATACGGGAACATTGATTTGTATATTCATTCCGGGCTGGATGGTCATATCATAAATGGTTTTCCCGTCCGGATTTTTTTTGGTATTTTGTAAATGCCACTTTTGATTCTCACTTCCACCGTTATCCTTATAGGCTTTTAATTGGTTACTATTGGTAGTGTTACTGTCCGGTAAATCAAGAACCATCTTTGGATTTTTATAGTTCCTGAGTGTAAAGTAACCGTCCGACGTTCTTTCTACACGCCAATATTGGCTATCATAATCTCCAGCGTAACCAAATATTTTATCTGAATCCTTGCTATCCCAAGTAAGGGCTAGTTTAGGATTAGATACACTTGTTATTTTGTAGGCTTGTTTATCACGATTAAAGGTAAATCTCCATTTTTGATTATTTCCTTCATGGTTACCATAGATGACAACTTTATTATCAGCTAAGTCCGCTACTTTATTTTCACCTATACTGCTTACGATCTGGTATTCGCCAATTGTTTTATTAAGTTCTTCCCTTATCTTTTTATCTGTTTTTGTATCATATACAAGATGAACCAGATCAGGACTTATAATATGTTTGGTGCCTGTTTCTTCATTTATGAAATAAAAATTTTTGTTCTCTTCATCTAAGTACATCCCTATCGATTTTTCCAAGGCTTCTCCCAGTGTCAATTCCGGAGTTCGATCATTGGGATTCAGAGGGTCTTTTGCCGCAATACGCCGTTCCATGAACCGGTTACCCCCCATATTAATCAGGATACCAGCCGTCACACTTTCTATTTGCGGCATATAATGAGCCCACTCATTTTCCTCCAGTACTACTTGACCGCCAGCGGGAGATCTTCTCGCAAATGCTCCCTGAAATTGAGTAGTTTCTAACTTCAATTTTTCTCCCGATTCCAATCTATCTAATTGATTGATATTAAGAGCAATGGGGGCCGAGCTAAACTGATCTAATGTATTTAAAGCCACCCCATGTAAATGTTGTTTAGGATACGTCTGCCCGGGAGCTAAACTAAGCGATCTTTGATTAAGTTGTCCGGTGACGGTAGTAACGGTTTGTCTTCCTAACACTAAATTCGTGGTCGGAACCAGGTTATATACAGGGGCTGTTCCCGTATTATAATAGCGTACATTGGCATTCATATAAGCAGATTGTCCGGTATTTAATTCTAATTGATGCTGCCAATCTTGCCCTGAAGTATTGGAAGAATCAACGGTATGCGTTGATGAATGGGAATAATGGCCGGTAACGGATGCTGAAAATCCCTCAAAGAGAGAGAATCCCACACTTGCGTCGATCCCTTCCGTATTAGAGTCACTAACACTAGAAGAAGTGGACCGGCTAACGGTCTTTCCCTCTGTCGAGCTAATATTTTTATTATTTGAAAGAACCAGTTCTTCCATGCCAACTGTAATACTGGGATATGCCGCAACAAGAGGGTCCCGGGCTGCTTTGTGAATTGTACGGTCAAACGCGCCGCTTGCTTTTTCCAAATCTGAATAGGGGTCTCCAGCCGTATGAGATTCATTCGGATTTGAAACAAATTTTTTAAATCCTTGCTTAATTAATTCTTTTTCTTCTTCCGACCCCTTTTTAGGCCAAGGAAGAACCAAATGGTTTTTTATATAATATCCGTTCACTTCCCAATCATCATAAATACCATCATCATCGGTATCTAACATAGGCTGTTTATTTTCTTCCGTTTTAGAATCAGTGCCCATTGGAAGATTTTCAAAAGAAATGATTTCAGGAATAGAAAAAGTTTCGACTTCAATCTCTTTTGTTTCTTGTTGATTCAAGGTATAGTCTACGTCTAATTGAAGCAGTTCTTCTTGTTCTGCCATTGGATTTCCAAAGTAAGCTACCATGAATGGATAACTTTTTCCTGCTTCTAACTGCATTTCTTGATCCTTAGCATTTTCACCGTCAATGAGAATATGGGCAAAACAATTAGGATTTATGGTGAATGTATAGGCACCGCTTTTCCTTGGTTTAAAATTGGCTAACCACCGAACAGATTTTATGTTCTTTCTAACATTCATGTCATCTAAAGTTTTGTTATCTAATTTAAATCCATTCATGCCCCGAGCCACAACAAAGGCCGGTTCGTTAAAATTCTCTCCGTAGAAGAATTGACCTACAGCTTTTAGCATTTTCTCTTCTGTTTGTATCATGGGGATTTCTCCTTTTCTTTATGTAAAGTAAGTAAATCTCTTTCATTCCGATCAAATGTTGTGATGTTTACCTATTTAATTCTTTCTAATTTAAAAGAATCAATATATCCCCCTTTGTCGCGGAAGTTAGCAAAAAATTCAAATGTTAGATTTTCTTCGTCGTCCCCCAGGGTAAATTCCTTACTCACTTCTTTGAATCCCTTATCTACGGACGGTAAGTCATACGAGTTTGAAGAAAAGATTTCTCTTTTTTTAGAGAACTATTATCGGGTATCAATGATAGTGCAATTTTATCTCTTCTACTTAAAACATCTGGTTTGATAAATGCCGTAAATTTGTACAAGGCTCCTTTTTCTAACCTATACTTTTTATGAGCCTTAATTGAATCATTAGAATAAATAACGTGGTCGTCTGTTAGACTATTGTCTGGATCTCTAACAATCTTCCATTGATTTGCAGACGTGAACTTCCAACCCCTAAGGTTTTTATCCTTCCAAGTACTCTTATCTACAGCATTGACTTGCACATCAAATGTAAGGTTATGTTCTTTATCTGTTTTATCTTCTTCTCCGTGCTGGTCCCATGCATGGATGTAACGGTGTGCTTACCCATATTATAAGAATTAGAATATAGTTTATTTATAAATTCTGTTTCCACTTCCCCAGCACTACTTATTACATCAAAACAATCCTTAGCGTTTACTTCCGAGTCGAGGTTGATTTCGTAATTTGTCTTGCGATTCACCTGTAATATTGGTATCTCTTCGAAATTGTTAAATGTGAAAGACACACGATGCTCTTCTTCTTTATTAATTGTCTTAATTAGCTCATACCTTGGTGGTGCATCCGGAAGATCGGCCAACTATCAACTATACTATATATTTTTACATCATATTTAATTTTAAGTATTGTTTGAAAGTATCCTGTTGATTGCTTATTTTTAATTCTTTCTATTGTTAATTTTCTATTTTTGTTTGATAAATGTAAAGTAGGATCACTCGTAGATTCAACTGTATACCAAATTGGACCTATATACGCTGTTTTATTTCTTTCTTCCCTTATGAACTCATAACCAAAATCGGTACCTACTACTTTACTTCCTTTTAAGTAACCTAATTTTTCTCCCTTATTTAATAATTCCAAAAAAGCCTCTAATTGGTTTTTAAGGTTACGTCCATGATTATTTTCATCAAACATTCGATTTTTCTCCTTTTTTTCTTTACCCGGTATTTTGGGGTAACAACTTTTCTTTTATTTTTAAAACTCCCCCCTTACAAATAAAAGTATATTTCTAATTCTTTTAAAAAAAGATACATTTTTTCACCCATTAATGAAAAATATAATCTTTTTATTATATATCAAAAACCAAAAAAAGAGTGAACCTGACTGGCAGGCCCACTCTCTTAACAAGCTAAATATAATGCTCCCATAAGTTGAGACACGGGAGAGGTGGAAATCGGAATTTCTTGAACGTGCTTCTATGGTGTTCGAGAAAAAAAACAACGAAACGGACAAACTGAGAAAGGAGTACGAGAGCAAGAAAGAGCATCTGCAAAAGCTGGTCGGTCAGCTCACCGTGGAGATCGACTGGCTTAAAAAAAAATCTGGCCTTAAATGAACCTCTTGAAGATCGAAAAGTGATGGTAGAACGCAATCATGCCGAAATCAACGTTAAGCGTCAAGCGGATCTGCTAAGTGTGAACAGGACAAGCATTTATCGCCATCGCAAGGAACATTGTGAAAGCGAAGAAAACGTGCAGATTATGCATCGAATCGACGAAATATATATGGAGCACCCGTACTTCGGATACCGACGTATGACACGATTCCTTCGAGATCAGGGCTTTGAGATTAATTATAAGCGCGTACGTCGGCTTATGCAGTTCATGGGGCTTGAGGCGATCTATCCGAAGCCGAACCTGAGCAAACGCCTTCACGCCAAGTACACCCGTCCTTACCTGCTGCGCGGTTTAACCATTGACCGACCGAATCAGGTCTGGGGAATCGACATTACGTATCTGAGGATGGGCAAGGGATTTATGTACCTGTTTAATATCTTCGATTGGTACAGCCGTAAAGTGATCGACTATGAACTGTCCAGCACGCTCGAGAAAAGCTTTGTTCTTAAGTGCCTCAAACGCGCATTCAGCCGTTGCAAACCAGAGATTATGAATAGTGATCAAGGCTCTCATTTCACCAATACTGATTATATGGAATTGCTAGAGAAAGAAGGCATCAAGGTGTCAATGGATGGTAAAGGCCGGGCAAGGGACAATAGCCGAACAGAGCGCTACTTTCGATCCCTCAAATATGAATGTATTTATTTAAATGAATTTGAAGACCCTCGCGCACTCCGCAAAGGGATAGCTCGCTATGTCCAATTTTACAATCAGGAACGTCCCCATCAATCTCTTGATGGAGCAAAACCAAACCAATTCTACGCTCACACTATCAATAAACTCGCATCTTAACATACTGGAATACACGAGTAGGAGGACTTAACTTATTTCTCAAAAAATCGTGTCTTGACAAGACGTTTTGGACTTCTGTCAATAGATTGGACACCTAAAACCGAGAGAATTATGCAGCTAAACAGATCATATGTTCGCATTGATTGGGCGTAAGATACCCGATAGAGGAATGGATTCTTTTTCCATTGTAAAAGCACGTAATGTACTCAAAAATCTTCTCCTTGGCTTCTTTCCTGGTTTTGAATTTGTGCAGGTAAACGAGTTCTTTTTTCAGCACGTTGTGGAACGATTCAATACAGGCGTTATCGTAGCAATTGCCCTTACGGCTCATGTTGCCCGTCATGCCGTATTGTCGTAGCTGCGTTTGATAGTCCGAGGACGCATACTGGCTACCGCGATCCGAATGATGCAACACGGTTCCTTTCGGCCGTTGATGGCGGTACGCCTGATCCAACGCCCTCAGGCAGAGCTCCCTGGTCATTCGCTCGCCCATGTGAAACCCGACGATCTTACGTGTGCACAGGTCTTCCAGACTGGCGAGATAGAGCCATCCTTCGTCAGTCGGAATATACGTGATGTCCGCCATCCAGACCTGATTGGGCTTTTCCGCAGCAAACG
This Paenibacillus larvae subsp. larvae DNA region includes the following protein-coding sequences:
- a CDS encoding IS3 family transposase, with translation MVERNHAEINVKRQADLLSVNRTSIYRHRKEHCESEENVQIMHRIDEIYMEHPYFGYRRMTRFLRDQGFEINYKRVRRLMQFMGLEAIYPKPNLSKRLHAKYTRPYLLRGLTIDRPNQVWGIDITYLRMGKGFMYLFNIFDWYSRKVIDYELSSTLEKSFVLKCLKRAFSRCKPEIMNSDQGSHFTNTDYMELLEKEGIKVSMDGKGRARDNSRTERYFRSLKYECIYLNEFEDPRALRKGIARYVQFYNQERPHQSLDGAKPNQFYAHTINKLAS
- a CDS encoding binary toxin-like calcium binding domain-containing protein, whose protein sequence is MIQTEEKMLKAVGQFFYGENFNEPAFVVARGMNGFKLDNKTLDDMNVRKNIKSVRWLANFKPRKSGAYTFTINPNCFAHILIDGENAKDQEMQLEAGKSYPFMVAYFGNPMAEQEELLQLDVDYTLNQQETKEIEVETFSIPEIISFENLPMGTDSKTEENKQPMLDTDDDGIYDDWEVNGYYIKNHLVLPWPKKGSEEEKELIKQGFKKFVSNPNESHTAGDPYSDLEKASGAFDRTIHKAARDPLVAAYPSITVGMEELVLSNNKNISSTEGKTVSRSTSSSVSDSNTEGIDASVGFSLFEGFSASVTGHYSHSSTHTVDSSNTSGQDWQHQLELNTGQSAYMNANVRYYNTGTAPVYNLVPTTNLVLGRQTVTTVTGQLNQRSLSLAPGQTYPKQHLHGVALNTLDQFSSAPIALNINQLDRLESGEKLKLETTQFQGAFARRSPAGGQVVLEENEWAHYMPQIESVTAGILINMGGNRFMERRIAAKDPLNPNDRTPELTLGEALEKSIGMYLDEENKNFYFINEETGTKHIISPDLVHLVYDTKTDKKIREELNKTIGEYQIVSSIGENKVADLADNKVVIYGNHEGNNQKWRFTFNRDKQAYKITSVSNPKLALTWDSKDSDKIFGYAGDYDSQYWRVERTSDGYFTLRNYKNPKMVLDLPDSNTTNSNQLKAYKDNGGSENQKWHLQNTKKNPDGKTIYDMTIQPGMNIQINVPVLYDDFTEKSGQWDGGDYDKENALYKGQCYKIPKKEVGVYSDFSLERNAVYLIVMAIKGSEAGNFTVEINGVTGTKEIGNFIVDKDYKYEKMVLKTFGDMEQHLELLIKNHTQSPVYIDNFSVIKIGKGMDELRKENIKYAENLKSDEIFYISPISDETTVITNLNNKAYMRKKSTNEKQFFRFDFNNIDNSFTIIDGSATTGGFEYVLKWNGDSEITFDVVATLKLDSWYLKKSTNPDQMGYQFINVWDRSKVLEYVDGEEKDGWPIEIATLDENNPSQYFQFPQKIKDLILWVSRKDENINVTNMNPIVVPKDFKNKDEEREIDLLFYSEGRVDMNQYEIKIGNPDLLRVTTDSEWKKKGHLNFKITNNLTGHADIKIVDAQAKSTFKTFTIQVE